A genomic stretch from Nitrospira defluvii includes:
- a CDS encoding DUF2282 domain-containing protein: MNANTKKNAMIHSALLVAFSLAGSQAMAAAPKVPELPAGWEACGGVAKAGMNDCAVKTSLHSCVGMAKKDNEPDSYVFLPKGLCGKIANGTVLAITKDDLAKMKEMMMKKM; encoded by the coding sequence ATGAACGCCAACACGAAGAAGAACGCCATGATTCACTCCGCGCTGCTCGTTGCATTCAGCCTGGCAGGATCGCAGGCGATGGCTGCCGCTCCGAAAGTCCCGGAGTTGCCCGCCGGCTGGGAGGCCTGCGGCGGTGTGGCCAAGGCTGGGATGAACGATTGCGCGGTCAAGACCAGCCTCCACTCCTGTGTGGGCATGGCCAAGAAGGACAATGAGCCCGATTCCTATGTGTTCTTGCCGAAAGGTCTGTGTGGAAAGATCGCGAATGGCACCGTGCTGGCCATCACGAAAGACGATCTGGCGAAGATGAAAGAGATGATGATGAAAAAGATGTAG
- a CDS encoding DUF3047 domain-containing protein, translating to MAPSLSSVIVGLASVVLVGMIVGDPSRLQAQSPATVEVGPFSTANPNGPWPDGWKPLTFPKIPQHTTYSLVLDGDRVAVKATSRASSSGYTKEILIDPKEYPIVQWRWKVSNTLKAGDVTRKEGDDYPARIYVTFQYESAKVGLFGKAKYEAAKLIYGRYPPLGAINYIWESRAPVGTAVPNPYTEQVHMIVVESGSAKLNTWTTEERNVYEDYKRAFGAEPPMISGVAIMTDTDNTGESAEAYYGDIVFKKKGT from the coding sequence ATGGCACCATCTCTATCTTCCGTGATCGTCGGTCTTGCATCGGTCGTGTTGGTGGGAATGATCGTCGGCGATCCGAGCCGGCTACAAGCTCAATCCCCCGCCACCGTAGAAGTGGGTCCATTTTCGACAGCGAATCCGAATGGTCCCTGGCCGGACGGCTGGAAACCGCTCACCTTTCCAAAAATTCCCCAACACACGACGTACAGCCTTGTGCTCGACGGTGATCGCGTCGCCGTCAAGGCAACCAGTCGAGCCTCCTCTTCGGGATACACGAAAGAAATTCTGATCGATCCGAAGGAGTATCCGATCGTCCAGTGGCGATGGAAAGTCTCGAATACCCTAAAGGCCGGCGATGTGACCAGGAAAGAGGGGGACGACTATCCCGCCCGCATCTACGTCACGTTCCAATACGAGAGTGCGAAAGTCGGTCTCTTCGGCAAGGCGAAGTACGAAGCCGCGAAACTCATCTACGGCCGGTACCCCCCGCTCGGCGCCATCAATTACATTTGGGAGAGCCGGGCGCCAGTAGGAACCGCGGTGCCCAACCCGTACACGGAACAGGTGCATATGATTGTGGTGGAAAGCGGATCAGCCAAGCTGAACACCTGGACGACCGAAGAGCGGAACGTCTATGAAGACTACAAACGAGCGTTCGGAGCAGAGCCGCCCATGATTTCCGGTGTCGCCATCATGACGGATACCGACAATACCGGCGAGTCGGCGGAAGCCTATTACGGAGACATTGTCTTCAAGAAGAAGGGAACGTAA
- the soxC gene encoding sulfite dehydrogenase, with protein MSSPDQTKPVFSEREPPEEDTVDRRAWLVSAVSSIGTTAASLIAPSLLPAEELAALDPTAVPGHAPSPYGSRAPGETAHRLPTATHSLTPHHALHGIITPSALHFERHHNGVPSINPDRHRLLIHGLVDRPLTFSMNDLTRFPSITRTLFIECSGNSGKEWKGPTGTTVQETHGLMSTSEWTGVPLSTVLAEAGIKPDAAWVLAEGSDAAAMTRSLPLAAVVKDALLCYAQNGEALRPEQGYPLRLVIPGWEGNTCIKWVRRLKLGTAPFMTREETSRYTDLMPDGTARQFTFVMEAKSVITSPSGGQQITPGFVEIRGLAWSGRGKIAKVEVSADGGLTWRTAQLQEPVLPYCHTRFRYGWRWHGDEAIIQSRCIDETGYIQPSRAALITVRGTNSVYHYNAIQSWKVGGDGKVTNVEM; from the coding sequence ATGAGTTCACCCGATCAAACGAAGCCGGTTTTCTCGGAGCGAGAGCCGCCTGAGGAAGACACCGTCGATCGCCGTGCGTGGCTAGTGAGCGCAGTTTCGTCGATTGGGACCACTGCTGCAAGCCTAATCGCTCCGTCGCTACTGCCGGCTGAGGAACTGGCTGCTCTCGATCCCACCGCTGTCCCCGGTCACGCTCCGAGCCCCTACGGGTCACGCGCACCGGGAGAAACCGCCCATCGCCTGCCCACGGCCACCCATTCACTGACGCCCCATCACGCCTTGCACGGCATCATCACTCCGTCCGCACTGCATTTCGAGCGCCATCATAACGGAGTGCCGAGCATCAACCCCGACCGGCACCGACTCTTGATTCATGGACTGGTCGACCGACCACTGACATTTTCGATGAACGATCTGACGCGCTTTCCCTCCATCACCAGAACCCTGTTCATCGAATGTTCCGGCAACTCCGGAAAAGAATGGAAAGGGCCGACGGGAACAACCGTTCAAGAGACCCATGGGTTGATGAGCACGAGCGAATGGACCGGCGTGCCGCTCTCGACGGTCTTGGCTGAGGCCGGCATCAAACCTGACGCGGCGTGGGTGTTGGCGGAGGGCAGCGATGCCGCCGCCATGACCCGTAGTCTGCCGTTGGCGGCGGTGGTGAAGGATGCGCTGCTCTGCTACGCGCAAAACGGTGAGGCGCTCAGGCCGGAGCAGGGCTATCCGCTCCGGTTGGTGATTCCGGGTTGGGAAGGGAACACCTGCATCAAATGGGTCAGGCGGTTGAAGCTCGGCACTGCGCCGTTCATGACTCGTGAAGAAACCTCCCGCTATACCGACCTCATGCCGGACGGCACAGCCCGGCAGTTTACCTTCGTAATGGAAGCAAAGTCAGTCATCACCAGTCCGTCTGGCGGCCAACAGATCACGCCGGGGTTCGTCGAAATCCGCGGTCTGGCCTGGAGCGGGCGCGGCAAGATTGCGAAGGTCGAGGTGAGCGCGGATGGCGGGCTTACCTGGCGCACGGCGCAATTACAAGAACCGGTTCTCCCCTACTGTCACACGCGCTTCCGGTACGGTTGGCGCTGGCATGGGGACGAAGCGATTATTCAAAGCCGCTGCATCGATGAGACCGGCTATATCCAGCCGAGCAGAGCGGCGCTTATTACGGTCAGAGGAACGAATTCCGTGTACCATTACAATGCCATCCAAAGTTGGAAAGTGGGTGGAGACGGGAAGGTGACCAATGTGGAGATGTAA
- a CDS encoding CBS domain-containing protein, whose product MRIHEVMSTGVVTGAPTDCVREIVIKMLSRHCGAIPIVNGNHELLGIVTLRDVMLPMYPNYGDYIHDAVHSRDFLEMEQNYPEVLAKKAEEIMVPNPLTVSPETPILEAASYMGLKNFRRIPVADHGKLVGMVSIGDIHRGLFFARGGCEAEP is encoded by the coding sequence ATGCGAATCCATGAGGTCATGTCCACCGGAGTGGTGACGGGTGCACCGACGGACTGCGTGCGGGAGATCGTCATCAAAATGTTGAGCCGGCATTGCGGGGCGATTCCAATCGTGAACGGCAATCATGAATTGCTCGGCATCGTGACCCTGCGCGACGTGATGTTGCCGATGTATCCCAACTACGGCGACTACATTCATGACGCGGTGCACAGTCGGGACTTTCTGGAAATGGAGCAGAACTATCCCGAGGTGCTGGCGAAGAAGGCCGAGGAGATCATGGTGCCTAATCCGCTGACCGTTTCGCCGGAGACGCCCATCCTCGAGGCCGCTTCGTATATGGGGCTCAAGAACTTCCGGCGCATCCCGGTCGCCGACCATGGCAAGCTCGTCGGCATGGTCAGTATCGGCGACATTCACCGAGGACTCTTCTTTGCGCGCGGAGGTTGTGAAGCAGAGCCATGA
- a CDS encoding M48 family metallopeptidase — MTRGEGRIQPSEKFMNRRSLLYLGAKAAFGFCTALSLLGGLSACYRAPGTARDQLIFFSEEKELQFGLSAYREVLRQARLSENAGINDMVQRVGQRIAKAANKPEYQWEFAVIEEDQMINAFALPGGKVAVFTGILKHTKNEAGLATVMGHEVAHALQRHGVERMSRSILDQIAQLGALGAAASGHSSGAAIQGLLGAYGVNVSLPFNRKQESEADYIGLRLMAQAGYDPREAVPFWERMNGCPKQMIGKLCFRSQHAIPEFLSTHPSDVTRINQIEAWLPEALQHYHVPGGGSIQPPPIPYRPLIGPMPQVSSLSNTARMSTQQIEE; from the coding sequence ATGACCAGAGGAGAGGGAAGGATTCAGCCTTCTGAGAAGTTCATGAACCGCCGGTCGTTACTGTACCTCGGCGCGAAAGCGGCGTTCGGTTTCTGCACCGCGCTGAGTCTCCTAGGAGGTCTGTCTGCCTGCTACCGCGCCCCGGGTACCGCGCGTGACCAACTGATTTTCTTCTCGGAGGAAAAAGAACTGCAATTTGGACTGAGCGCCTACCGGGAAGTGTTGCGGCAAGCGCGGCTGTCCGAAAACGCCGGGATCAATGACATGGTCCAACGGGTTGGACAGCGGATCGCCAAGGCCGCCAACAAACCCGAGTATCAGTGGGAATTTGCGGTCATCGAAGAGGACCAGATGATCAATGCCTTCGCGCTGCCCGGCGGCAAGGTGGCGGTCTTCACCGGCATTCTGAAGCACACCAAGAACGAGGCGGGGCTCGCCACTGTGATGGGGCACGAAGTGGCCCATGCGCTGCAGCGCCATGGGGTGGAACGCATGAGTCGCAGCATCCTCGATCAGATTGCCCAGCTCGGAGCCCTGGGGGCTGCCGCGTCAGGCCACTCGAGCGGAGCGGCGATTCAGGGGTTGTTAGGGGCATACGGTGTCAACGTGTCGCTGCCCTTCAATCGGAAACAGGAATCGGAGGCGGATTACATCGGCCTGCGGTTGATGGCACAAGCGGGCTATGACCCGCGCGAAGCGGTGCCGTTCTGGGAACGGATGAACGGGTGCCCCAAACAGATGATCGGAAAACTCTGCTTTCGATCGCAACATGCCATTCCCGAGTTTCTCTCCACGCATCCCTCCGATGTGACCCGGATCAATCAGATCGAAGCCTGGCTCCCCGAAGCCTTGCAACACTACCACGTCCCTGGTGGTGGATCCATCCAACCGCCGCCAATTCCCTATCGACCGTTGATCGGACCGATGCCTCAAGTGAGTAGCCTTTCGAACACAGCTCGCATGTCTACACAACAGATAGAGGAGTGA
- a CDS encoding putative DNA-binding domain-containing protein, protein MLRLHEIQQAFAKGMIEGQYAVVAEAIVPGGSALRNVALYRRLIRTNYTQVLSVTFPILRRFVGPRYFNLLARGYVKRYPSMSGDLFSYGRHLPVLLLELQVPCLLVELARLEWTCHEVYQGADSLPLPHAQLDAIASADPSRVTFRLNATVRLLRCSLPVHRVWLALQPDAPTDIAVDLPLPEEDTGILVTRAEGRIHVAALADLDYRLLEAMLDRKTVAEVEHLATETDPEFDFTRFMASIIDLNVLAGVSVEAPS, encoded by the coding sequence ATGTTGCGGCTTCATGAGATCCAACAGGCATTTGCCAAAGGCATGATCGAGGGACAATACGCCGTCGTGGCGGAAGCGATCGTGCCAGGAGGCTCAGCTCTACGAAATGTGGCGCTCTATCGCCGCCTGATCCGTACCAACTACACGCAGGTGCTCAGCGTCACCTTTCCCATTCTACGCCGGTTTGTCGGTCCCCGGTATTTCAACCTCCTCGCGCGAGGCTATGTCAAAAGATACCCGTCGATGAGCGGCGATCTGTTTTCGTACGGGCGGCATCTTCCGGTGCTGCTGCTCGAACTACAGGTTCCCTGTCTGCTGGTCGAACTGGCGCGATTGGAATGGACCTGCCACGAAGTGTATCAGGGCGCCGATTCCCTGCCCCTCCCCCACGCTCAACTAGATGCCATTGCCTCCGCTGACCCATCGCGCGTGACGTTCCGTCTGAACGCGACAGTGCGGCTGCTGCGTTGCTCCTTGCCGGTACATCGCGTGTGGCTGGCATTGCAGCCGGACGCCCCGACAGACATCGCGGTCGATCTGCCGCTGCCGGAAGAGGACACGGGCATCCTGGTCACCAGGGCCGAAGGGAGGATCCATGTAGCGGCTCTCGCCGACCTCGACTACCGATTGCTCGAAGCCATGCTCGACCGGAAGACCGTGGCCGAGGTCGAGCACTTGGCGACGGAAACCGACCCGGAGTTCGACTTCACTCGGTTCATGGCTTCCATCATAGATTTGAACGTGCTCGCCGGAGTTTCCGTGGAGGCACCCTCATGA
- a CDS encoding c-type cytochrome, with the protein MAEEARYGFGQPATEADIKAWNIDITPTGEGLPPGRGTVRQGAAVYSNKCAACHGPTGTEGPKDRLVGGHGSLATEHPVKTIGSYWPYATTLYDYIFRAMPFTAPQSLTADEVYSLVAWLLHQNGIIPATMVVDAQTLPNVTMPNRDGFVADPRPDVESRE; encoded by the coding sequence ATGGCAGAAGAAGCCCGCTACGGATTCGGACAGCCGGCGACCGAGGCTGACATCAAAGCGTGGAATATCGATATCACTCCGACTGGCGAAGGGTTGCCCCCTGGCCGAGGGACCGTACGGCAAGGAGCAGCCGTATATTCAAACAAGTGCGCCGCCTGCCACGGACCGACAGGAACAGAAGGGCCAAAGGATCGGCTGGTCGGCGGCCACGGTTCGCTGGCTACAGAACACCCGGTCAAAACCATCGGCAGCTACTGGCCCTATGCCACGACGTTGTACGACTACATCTTCCGCGCCATGCCCTTCACCGCGCCGCAGTCGCTCACGGCGGACGAAGTCTATAGCCTCGTCGCGTGGCTGCTCCACCAAAACGGCATCATTCCGGCAACTATGGTAGTCGACGCGCAGACGCTGCCCAACGTAACAATGCCCAATCGTGACGGATTCGTCGCCGATCCACGGCCGGACGTGGAATCGCGCGAATGA
- a CDS encoding TVP38/TMEM64 family protein, with the protein METRCADGYQEETTHSIHAVQPGTEPVTSTKELPSGKVIIALVIGLAIGAFFYFDLGRFLSLNALKENRDNLLAFTDVNYVAAVGIFIVAYAIVTGLSLPGAVMLTLAGGFVFGAVPGTLFVNLGATTGATLAFLTARYLLRDTVEQKFGKSLRPFQEGFVKNAFSYLLTLRLIPLFPFFVVNLVSGLTRVSAGTYIGATALGIIPGSFVYAYAGRQLGTINSLKEIASPNVIGACILLGLLALVPVVYKRFAAKPAR; encoded by the coding sequence ATGGAAACACGGTGTGCTGACGGATATCAGGAGGAGACAACCCATTCGATCCACGCTGTTCAACCGGGCACCGAACCCGTTACCTCCACCAAGGAGCTTCCTTCAGGCAAGGTGATCATTGCTCTTGTGATCGGGCTGGCCATCGGGGCCTTCTTCTATTTTGATCTCGGACGGTTCTTATCGTTGAACGCCCTGAAGGAAAATCGGGACAATCTGCTGGCGTTTACGGACGTGAATTATGTCGCAGCGGTCGGCATCTTCATTGTGGCCTATGCGATTGTCACCGGCTTGTCGCTTCCGGGTGCGGTCATGCTCACGCTCGCCGGCGGGTTCGTGTTCGGGGCCGTCCCTGGAACGTTGTTCGTGAATCTCGGGGCGACGACCGGCGCGACCCTGGCGTTTCTGACCGCGCGGTATCTGCTACGGGACACAGTGGAACAGAAATTCGGGAAGTCGCTGAGACCGTTCCAAGAAGGCTTTGTCAAGAACGCCTTCAGCTACCTGCTGACTCTTCGACTGATTCCCCTGTTTCCGTTCTTCGTGGTCAACCTCGTATCAGGACTGACTCGCGTGAGCGCCGGAACATATATCGGAGCCACGGCGCTCGGCATCATTCCCGGTTCGTTCGTCTATGCCTATGCAGGACGCCAACTGGGTACCATAAATTCACTGAAGGAGATCGCGTCGCCGAATGTGATCGGGGCCTGTATCCTCTTGGGGCTTCTCGCCCTCGTGCCGGTCGTCTATAAAAGGTTTGCGGCCAAACCAGCGCGATGA
- a CDS encoding DUF692 domain-containing protein: MTTHIDAPIPACAGIGLRSQHFREILEEFPPVAWMETHPENYFGDGGAPLRNLERIRAHYPLSFHGVGLSLGSTDPIDRLHLRKLKALVDRFDPALVSEHLSWSSVDGRFLNELLPLPSTEESLNHVCSRIDEVQNVLQRPLLIENITRYLTWRESTIPEGEFMAETARRTGCGILLDLNNVYVNAVNFHLDPFEFLDAIPAETVWEIHLAGFDRFGRWLIDTHGEAVYPEIWGLYQWAIHHFGPRPTLIEWDTNMPPLSVLVDQAKQASAILGGCHVAAS, encoded by the coding sequence ATGACGACGCACATCGACGCTCCGATCCCGGCCTGCGCCGGGATCGGACTTCGCTCACAACACTTTCGGGAGATCCTGGAGGAATTCCCACCGGTCGCCTGGATGGAAACTCATCCGGAAAACTATTTCGGTGACGGCGGCGCGCCACTCCGGAACCTCGAACGCATCAGGGCTCACTACCCCCTGAGTTTCCACGGGGTCGGCCTGTCGCTGGGCTCGACCGATCCGATCGACCGTCTCCATCTCCGGAAACTCAAAGCTCTGGTCGATCGATTCGACCCGGCACTCGTGTCGGAGCACCTCTCGTGGAGTTCCGTCGACGGTCGGTTCCTCAACGAGCTGCTCCCCTTGCCCTCTACCGAAGAAAGCCTGAACCATGTCTGTTCACGGATCGACGAGGTCCAGAACGTCCTGCAACGGCCCCTCCTGATCGAAAACATCACCCGGTATCTGACATGGCGTGAATCCACGATCCCGGAAGGTGAGTTCATGGCCGAGACAGCCAGGCGGACGGGCTGCGGCATTCTGCTCGATCTCAACAACGTCTATGTCAACGCGGTCAATTTTCACCTGGACCCCTTTGAGTTCTTGGACGCCATTCCGGCCGAGACGGTCTGGGAAATCCATCTGGCAGGTTTCGATCGCTTCGGGCGGTGGCTCATCGATACCCATGGCGAGGCGGTCTATCCGGAAATCTGGGGCCTGTACCAGTGGGCGATTCATCATTTTGGACCGCGCCCGACGTTGATCGAGTGGGATACCAACATGCCGCCACTCTCTGTCCTGGTTGATCAGGCCAAGCAGGCGAGCGCGATTCTTGGAGGCTGCCATGTTGCGGCTTCATGA
- a CDS encoding mercuric reductase, translating to MSEHDQSLVLPNDEYNQQLVANVHPPDWVNPEPTGRYNIVVIGAGTAGLITAVVAASLGAKVALIEKHLMGGDCLNVGCVPSKGVIRAARAWTDLRRATEFGLHIPPGVQYDFAAVMARMRKVRARISRNDSVHRYTQLGVDVFIGSGRFLSPETIHVEGPAGDRILAFVKAAVCTGARASAPPVPGLQEAGYLTNETVFSLTELPQRIGVIGAGPIGCELAQSFARFGSQVYLIEAMHGIMPNEDRDAADIVEQQMVRDGVNVLCCGKDLTVQKTDGGKRLTVDSHGRHYDVTVDEILVGVGRTPYVEGIGLETAGVEYDKSGIKVNARLQTTNPKIYAAGDICSRYKFTHAADAMAQIIIQNALFPHPFGLGYANVDSLVMPWCTFTEPEVAHVGMYEREAKEKGLEVETYTYKLDEVDRAILDGEDEGFARIHVEKGTDTILGATIVANHAGDMISEFSVAMKAGAGAKTIAATIHPYPTQAEVNKKVVNLWRKAHFTQRTKNLLIKLFAWMRR from the coding sequence ATGAGTGAGCACGATCAGTCATTGGTTCTTCCGAACGACGAGTACAATCAGCAGCTGGTCGCCAATGTGCATCCGCCCGATTGGGTCAATCCCGAGCCGACCGGTCGCTACAACATCGTGGTGATCGGAGCCGGAACGGCGGGCTTGATCACCGCGGTCGTAGCCGCAAGCCTGGGGGCAAAGGTCGCGTTGATTGAAAAGCATCTGATGGGAGGAGACTGTCTCAATGTTGGGTGCGTACCATCAAAAGGTGTGATCCGAGCAGCCAGAGCTTGGACCGATCTACGGAGGGCCACGGAGTTTGGCCTCCATATTCCTCCTGGCGTGCAGTATGACTTCGCCGCCGTCATGGCGCGCATGCGAAAAGTCCGGGCGCGCATCAGCCGGAACGACTCAGTCCATCGGTATACCCAGCTTGGTGTAGACGTCTTTATTGGCAGCGGGCGTTTTCTTAGTCCCGAGACCATCCACGTGGAAGGACCGGCGGGCGATCGGATCCTGGCTTTTGTGAAAGCCGCTGTCTGCACCGGTGCGCGAGCATCGGCACCTCCGGTGCCAGGGCTTCAAGAAGCCGGGTATCTCACGAACGAAACTGTCTTTTCGTTGACGGAGTTGCCGCAACGCATCGGGGTGATCGGAGCCGGTCCCATCGGCTGTGAACTGGCACAGTCGTTCGCCCGCTTTGGGAGCCAAGTCTATCTCATCGAAGCGATGCACGGGATCATGCCGAACGAGGACCGCGATGCGGCTGACATCGTCGAGCAACAGATGGTCCGCGATGGCGTGAACGTGCTGTGCTGCGGAAAGGATCTCACGGTGCAGAAGACCGACGGCGGGAAACGTTTGACCGTCGATTCGCACGGCCGGCACTACGACGTAACGGTCGATGAAATTCTCGTCGGTGTCGGGCGAACGCCGTACGTGGAGGGGATCGGATTGGAGACAGCCGGAGTCGAGTACGACAAGAGCGGGATCAAGGTCAACGCCAGATTGCAGACGACGAACCCAAAGATCTACGCGGCAGGCGATATCTGCTCTCGCTACAAGTTTACGCATGCGGCCGATGCCATGGCTCAAATCATCATCCAGAATGCCTTGTTCCCGCATCCGTTCGGTCTGGGCTATGCCAACGTCGATTCCTTGGTCATGCCCTGGTGCACCTTCACCGAGCCGGAAGTGGCTCATGTCGGCATGTATGAGAGAGAGGCCAAGGAGAAGGGCCTTGAGGTGGAAACCTATACCTACAAGCTGGATGAAGTCGATCGAGCGATTCTAGACGGGGAAGACGAAGGGTTTGCGAGGATTCACGTCGAAAAGGGAACCGATACGATCCTCGGTGCCACGATCGTGGCCAACCATGCCGGTGATATGATCAGCGAATTTTCCGTCGCCATGAAGGCGGGAGCCGGGGCCAAGACGATCGCGGCAACCATCCATCCTTATCCCACGCAAGCTGAAGTGAACAAGAAGGTGGTGAACCTCTGGCGCAAAGCGCATTTCACGCAACGAACCAAGAACCTGTTGATCAAATTGTTTGCCTGGATGCGGCGATAG
- a CDS encoding DoxX family protein: MTHETGLLTRAVMSAAPAYRRLIWGLEALLPLFDLSVRLYLAHIFWKGGMVKLSSWMSTVMLFTMVYDVPLLPPEIAAYLATAVELSGSFLLAIGLAGRWAALSLFGLNIVASISYGQLSEAALQEAFYWGILFLYFVLHGPGLLSVDALLQYLVRRRQTMNGADEAIAKQAVPRSA; the protein is encoded by the coding sequence ATGACACACGAGACTGGCTTGTTGACGCGCGCAGTCATGAGTGCGGCTCCAGCCTACCGTCGGTTGATCTGGGGACTGGAGGCCTTACTCCCGCTGTTCGACCTGTCTGTCCGCCTGTATTTGGCTCACATTTTTTGGAAAGGCGGCATGGTCAAGCTCTCTAGCTGGATGTCGACCGTGATGCTCTTCACCATGGTCTACGATGTGCCTCTGTTGCCGCCGGAGATCGCCGCCTACCTGGCCACCGCCGTCGAATTGAGCGGCTCGTTCCTGCTGGCCATCGGCCTGGCGGGTCGGTGGGCCGCCCTCTCGCTCTTCGGGCTGAATATCGTCGCGTCAATCTCGTACGGACAATTGTCCGAAGCCGCGCTGCAAGAGGCGTTCTATTGGGGGATCCTGTTCTTGTATTTCGTCCTGCACGGACCAGGGCTGCTCTCCGTTGATGCGCTATTGCAGTATCTGGTTCGACGAAGACAAACGATGAACGGTGCCGACGAAGCGATTGCGAAGCAAGCTGTTCCTCGTAGTGCGTAG
- a CDS encoding carboxymuconolactone decarboxylase family protein codes for MKFQVHTKETAPEASRATVEATAKKYGFLPNLFGVLAESPTAVQAYAAINKALEQSALSPVEQQVVALTVSTTNDCAYCVGAHSTVAQMVRTPEDILAGLREQRPLSDRKLNALRTLVLSVMRHRGWVPEDDLEHFAAAGYGQRHLLDVLTIVALKTLSNYLNHIAHTQLDRQFASQAWSPKEGCTSCLTT; via the coding sequence ATGAAGTTTCAGGTCCATACGAAGGAGACGGCTCCGGAGGCGTCGCGCGCAACGGTCGAAGCCACCGCAAAGAAGTACGGATTTCTTCCGAATTTATTCGGGGTACTCGCCGAGTCGCCGACGGCGGTGCAAGCCTATGCGGCCATCAACAAGGCCCTTGAGCAGAGTGCGCTCTCTCCGGTGGAACAGCAGGTGGTGGCCTTGACCGTCAGTACTACGAACGACTGTGCCTACTGCGTAGGTGCCCACTCCACGGTGGCCCAGATGGTCCGCACGCCCGAGGACATTCTTGCAGGGCTGCGAGAGCAACGACCGCTCTCCGACCGGAAGCTCAATGCGCTTCGTACGCTGGTGCTGTCCGTCATGCGTCATCGCGGGTGGGTGCCGGAAGATGATCTGGAGCACTTTGCAGCGGCGGGATACGGACAGCGGCATCTGTTAGACGTGCTGACGATTGTGGCTCTCAAAACCTTGAGCAACTATCTGAATCACATCGCCCATACGCAGCTCGATCGACAGTTCGCGTCGCAGGCCTGGAGCCCCAAGGAGGGCTGCACCAGTTGTTTGACGACGTGA